The following are from one region of the Coffea eugenioides isolate CCC68of chromosome 2, Ceug_1.0, whole genome shotgun sequence genome:
- the LOC113763169 gene encoding zinc finger A20 and AN1 domain-containing stress-associated protein 10-like — MDSRDNKVKMESGSSTNSYKQQQPDPLPCAKPCRSYGNPATDNLCSRCYKDYLEKLEQVKLEVKIKKMKASSKVDIPSTNPFPCFAEANNKTATHVSTKNNRCHGCNKRVGLLGFGCRCRGMFCSAHRYPEEHACNFDYKSQARIALAKENPLCKADKLFNRL, encoded by the coding sequence ATGGATTCTAGAGACAACAAAGTGAAGATGGAGAGTGGTTCTTCTACGAACAGCTACAAGCAGCAGCAGCCTGATCCGCTTCCATGTGCTAAACCGTGCCGAAGTTATGGGAATCCGGCTACTGACAACCTCTGCTCCAGGTGCTACAaagattatttggaaaaattagaaCAAGTTAAGTTGGAGGTTAAGATTAAGAAGATGAAAGCCTCCTCAAAAGTAGACATTCCTTCCACGAATCCATTCCCATGTTTTGCTGAAGCCAACAACAAAACTGCTACCCACGTTTCAACAAAGAATAACCGATGCCACGGCTGTAACAAAAGAGTTGGACTACTGGGGTTCGGTTGCAGGTGCCGAGGAATGTTTTGCAGCGCCCATCGGTACCCGGAAGAGCATGCATGCAACTTCGACTATAAGTCCCAAGCTCGCATTGCTTTAGCTAAGGAAAATCCTTTGTGCAAAGCTGACAAGTTGTTCAATAGACTCTGA
- the LOC113763182 gene encoding uncharacterized protein LOC113763182, which yields MALETWLVKVKKTISSSFDTVRSATVPKAAAKPALVIKKSSVGVLAFEIAGFMAKLLHLWQSLSDKSITRLRNESISLEGVRKIVSNDEDFLLGLACAEMVENLRLVAKSVSRLSKKCEDSNLRSFDRCLQEFSNTGRDPHHWVLSWKEMEAKIKKMDHFVTITATLHREMDELLVVENSLRKSQLLQSNKERDLGTLTFKEQKITELQQKLLWQRQEVKYLKERSLWGRSFDTATLLLAKSIFTILARIKLVFGIANTSHGHPISLPRSLSASATVYPSEHSNTCNFVSGPLMKNPKSEDDHHQKGATTNPDIDHGFFEVNSKPMKPPSSTLGAAALSLHYANLIIVIEKMIRSPQLVGIDARDDLYSLLPISIRSSLRARLKGVGFSASDPFLAGEWRDALHKILGWLSPLAHNMIKWQSERSFEQQNLSPKTNVLLLQTLYFANQEKTEAAITELLVGLNYIWRFEREMNAKALFECTTNFNGFLNSQNKISSD from the coding sequence ATGGCTCTTGAAACATGGTTGGTCAAGGTAAAGAAGACGATCTCGAGCAGTTTCGACACAGTTCGTAGCGCCACAGTACCAAAAGCTGCAGCAAAACCTGCACTAGTGATCAAGAAATCAAGCGTCGGGGTTTTAGCATTTGAGATCGCTGGCTTTATGGCGAAGCTTCTCCATCTATGGCAATCTCTATCAGACAAGAGCATCACTCGTCTTCGCAACGAATCAATATCTCTAGAAGGAGTTCGCAAGATCGTCTCCAATGACGAAGATTTTCTACTAGGCCTAGCATGCGCAGAGATGGTGGAAAATCTCAGGCTAGTTGCAAAGTCGGTTTCAAGATTGAGTAAGAAATGTGAGGACTCAAATCTCCGGTCCTTCGATCGATGCCTCCAGGAGTTCTCCAACACGGGGCGGGATCCTCATCACTGGGTTTTAAGCTGGAAGGAAATGGAAGCCAAGATCAAGAAAATGGATCACTTCGTTACCATCACGGCCACGCTTCATCGGGAGATGGACGAGCTTTTGGTGGTTGAGAACAGTTTGAGGAAATCTCAGTTACTGCAATCCAACAAGGAGCGCGACCTGGGCACGCTTACATTCAAAGAACAAAAGATCACTGAGCTGCAACAGAAGCTTCTCTGGCAAAGGCAAGAAGTCAAGTACCTGAAAGAAAGATCTTTATGGGGTCGGAGTTTCGACACGGCCACATTATTGCTAGCAAAGTCAATATTCACCATTCTCGCTAGAATAAAGCTTGTTTTTGGCATTGCTAATACCAGTCACGGACATCCAATTTCTCTACCTCGGAGTCTCTCAGCTTCGGCTACTGTCTACCCTTCTGAACATTCCAACACGTGCAATTTTGTGTCCGGGCCATTGATGAAAAACCCGAAATCGGAAGATGATCACCACCAAAAAGGTGCCACCACTAATCCGGACATTGATCACGGCTTCTTTGAGGTAAACTCCAAGCCAATGAAACCGCCTTCCAGTACACTAGGCGCGGCTGCTCTTTCCTTACACTACGCGAATTTGATCATTGTCATAGAGAAGATGATTAGGTCACCCCAGTTGGTGGGTATTGATGCCAGAGATGATTTATATTCCTTGCTGCCGATCAGTATTCGTTCGTCGTTGAGGGCAAGACTGAAAGGGGTAGGATTTTCGGCTAGCGATCCATTTCTTGCTGGAGAATGGAGGGACGCTTTGCATAAGATATTGGGTTGGCTATCACCATTAGCACATAACATGATCAAGTGGCAAAGTGAAAGGAGCTTTGAACAGCAAAATTTGTCGCCCAAGACAAATGTTCTTCTGCTGCAAACGTTGTATTTCGCGAATCAAGAGAAGACCGAGGCGGCCATAACGGAGCTGCTAGTTGGGTTGAATTACATTTGGAGGTTTGAAAGGGAAATGAACGCTAAGGCCTTGTTTGAGTGCACCACCAACTTCAACGGTTTCTTGAACTCGCAGAATAAAATTTCTTCTGATTAG